A region of Vigna radiata var. radiata cultivar VC1973A chromosome 10, Vradiata_ver6, whole genome shotgun sequence DNA encodes the following proteins:
- the LOC106775392 gene encoding uncharacterized protein LOC106775392 yields MSHSAARCARRFVNLTRALSTEARAQKVERIANELLDLNRFERHDFTVLWRLKMGLHRYGAPMADVVTPSMPAAGSPGVEAAAAAEKTVFDLKLEKYDAAAKIKIIKEVRSFTDLGLKEAKDLVEKVPCVLKKGLTKEEANPILEKLKELGAAVVLE; encoded by the coding sequence atgtCTCACAGCGCGGCAAGGTGTGCCAGAAGGTTTGTGAACCTCACGCGTGCTCTCTCCACGGAGGCGCGTGCGCAGAAGGTGGAGCGTATTGCCAACGAGCTTCTCGATCTCAACAGGTTTGAGAGGCATGACTTCACCGTCCTCTGGCGGCTCAAGATGGGTCTCCACCGCTACGGCGCTCCTATGGCCGACGTTGTCACACCATCAATGCCGGCTGCAGGGTCGCCTGGGGTGGAGGCCGCTGCTGCGGCAGAGAAGACGGTGTTTGATTTGAAGTTGGAGAAGTATGATGCTGCTGCCAAGATCAAAATCATCAAGGAAGTGAGGTCCTTTACTGACTTGGGGTTGAAGGAAGCCAAGGACTTGGTGGAAAAGGTTCCTTGTGTTTTGAAGAAGGGGCTCACCAAGGAGGAGGCTAATCCCATTCTGGAGAAACTCAAGGAGTTGGGTGCCGCTGTTGTGTTGGAGTGA
- the LOC106774412 gene encoding laccase-4, whose amino-acid sequence MAAFGIRIVLLLAACLLPLSVEALVRHYKFNVVVKNATRLCSTKPIVTINGKFPGPTIYAREDDTVLIKVVNHVKYNVSIHWHGVRQLRTGWADGPAYITQCPIQPGQAYVYNFTLTGQRGTLWWHAHILWLRATLHGALVILPKLGVPYPFPKPNMEQVVILSEWWKSDTEAVINEALKSGLAPNVSDAHTINGHPGPVQGCKSQEGFKLDVQPGNTYLLRIINAALNEELFFKIAGHELTVVEVDAVYTKPFKTDTIVIAPGQTTNVLLTTKHSAGKYLVAASPFMDAPIAVDNNTATATLHYSGTLSSTLTTLTSIPPTNSTLLATTFTDSLRSLNSKKYPARVPLKIDHNLLFTVSLGINPCATCVNNSRVVADINNITFVMPKISLLQAHFFKIKGVFTDDFPGNPPVFYNFTGTQPSNLNTKNGTRLYRLAYNSTVQLVLQDTGMITPENHPIHLHGFNFFVVGRGQGNFNPTKDPKKFNLVDPVERNTVGVPSGGWTAIRFRADNPGVWFMHCHLEIHTTWGLKMAFIVDNGKGPNESLLPPPSDLPKC is encoded by the exons ATGGCAGCGTTTGGCATTCGAATCGTGTTATTGCTTGCAGCTTGCTTGCTTCCACTATCTGTGGAAGCTTTGGTTCGCCACTACAAGTTCAAT GTGGTGGTGAAGAACGCCACAAGATTATGCTCCACCAAACCCATTGTTACCATAAATGGAAAGTTCCCAGGTCCCACCATCTATGCTAGGGAAGATGACACTGTTCTGATTAAGGTGGTCAACCATGTCAAGTACAATGTTAGCATCCACTG GCATGGGGTGAGACAATTGAGAACAGGTTGGGCTGATGGGCCTGCATACATCACACAATGCCCAATTCAACCGGGCCAGGCCTATGTCTACAACTTTACACTTACAGGCCAGAGAGGCACACTTTGGTGGCATGCACATATCCTCTGGCTTAGGGCCACTCTCCATGGAGCATTGGTCATCCTACCCAAGCTTGGAGTTCCTTACCCTTTTCCCAAACCAAATATGGAACAAGTTGTTATACTAA GTGAATGGTGGAAATCAGATACTGAGGCTGTGATAAATGAAGCTTTGAAATCTGGTTTGGCACCAAATGTCTCTGATGCCCACACAATCAATGGTCATCCAGGACCTGTCCAAGGCTGTAAATCACAAG AAGGGTTTAAGTTGGATGTTCAACCAGGAAACACCTACTTGCTAAGAATCATCAATGCTGCACTCAATGAAGAGCTTTTCTTTAAAATTGCTGGCCATGAACTCACTGTTGTTGAAGTTGATGCAGTCTACACAAAACCATTCAAAACTGATACCATTGTGATAGCACCTGGGCAGACCACAAACGTGCTTCTAACAACAAAACATTCAGCTGGAAAATACTTGGTTGCAGCCTCTCCTTTCATGGATGCTCCTATTGCAGTAGACAACAACACTGCCACTGCTACATTACACTATTCAGGCACCCTTAGTTCCACCCTCACCACCCTCACTTCCATTCCTCCCACAAATTCCACCCTTCTTGCTACCACTTTCACTGACTCTCTCAGAAGCTTAAACTCTAAAAAGTACCCAGCCAGAGTCCCTTTGAAGATTGACCACAACTTGCTTTTCACTGTCAGTCTTGGTATCAACCCTTGTGCTACTTGTGTGAATAACAGCAGGGTGGTAGCAGACATCAACAACATTACCTTTGTGATGCCTAAAATCTCTCTTCTCCAAGCACATTTCTTCAAAATTAAGGGAGTTTTCACTGATGATTTTCCTGGGAATCCTCCTGTATTTTATAACTTCACGGGAACACAACCATCCAATTTAAATACCAAGAATGGAACAAGGCTATATAGACTTGCTTACAATTCTACAGTTCAATTAGTCTTGCAAGATACTGGAATGATAACACCTGAGAATCATCCTATTCATCTCCATGGCTTCAATTTCTTTGTAGTTGGTAGGGGACAAGGGAACTTTAACCCCACTAAAGACCCCAAGAAATTTAATCTTGTAGATCCTGTGGAAAGAAATACAGTTGGAGTTCCTTCTGGGGGGTGGACTGCTATCAGATTCAGAGCTGATAATCCAG GTGTCTGGTTTATGCATTGTCATTTGGAAATTCATACAACATGGGGACTGAAGATGGCTTTTATTGTGGACAATggtaaaggcccaaatgaatctTTATTACCTCCTCCAAGTGATCTCCCCAAGTGTTGA